The window TTCATAGATCAATTACTTAACAATATGACAACAAAAAAGGAAGGAAAAAATTTTTTtccacacatatatatatatatatatatatatattgattgattgattgattgattgattgattgattgattgatttgaaTGCGTTTTTGGTTGCTTTGTTTTGATTGTACTTATATtctttaagttttagttttatgtgtgtgtgtgtaaatatattattaaaaaggaagaagaaaaaaaacattacacacacacacacacacattaaactaaaacttaaaactacAGATTGATTgatttcaatcaatcaatctgtatatatgtgtgtatatatatatttatgtgtgtgtgtgtgtatgttgttttttttcttcctttttgttGTCATATTAAGTAATTGAGCTATGAAAGCATATTTCTGCCagggaataaaaaaataaaggtaattgcgacttttacctaacaaatctgactttttttcctcagaaaattcgcaattctgacttcaaaACTTGCAAGTGCGAGTTTTGTATCttaccaaaataaaaaatagtgagatataaactcgcaattttgaaaaaaaaagtcagaattgtgcgatttaaatttttttttaaccttttttattCCCCGTCTTccctaatataaatattataaattaatataatgaattctgTGATGTTTTGTGGTATTGTTTTGTGTGACTAAAAAAACGACTAACATTTCCATTTTCTTGCCATTCTGTAAATAATATTTGttataataatgaataaagttCATGATTTTGACCGGAGCAttcaaaacaaagaaataattTGAATTGAACCATACTCACTTAATTTACGaccacctttaaaaataaaatttaatatatttatccGTTCGATAACATGATCGGGTCCCCAAATAATTTGCATAtgcatgtaattaattaattcatcccGCCTTTAGGGGGCGCTGTCATCATTTACGCAGTGAGTTTGCGTGTTTATTTCAGCTGTAGGCAGTTGGAAACTGATTCGCTTTTTAAAAAACTCTTTTATTTTACTCCACGTGTTTTAAAGCTTGTTATTTCCGTTACACGTCATTGGCGGGAAAGTGTTCCGTTCTCTCAGGATGGTTCTGATCAAGTTTCCCGCCGTGCTGTGTGTTGTGGCGCTGTTGTGTGAGCGGGTTCGGTTCGGGCTGGGGTGTTCGGGGCTGCTGCTCTGCCGCTCCTGCGGGCACGAGGTGGCGGAAGACACGGACCTGAGGTTCGTGCCCAGCCGCCTGGCACTGTCGCACCGGAACGACACGGTGATCGGAGGGAAGCGCGTCGCCGTTCAGCTGTTCGAGAATCCTCAAGGCTTCCAGTTTGAAGTCGTGACTTTTAAGAGAGCAGATGTGCTGAAGCACTGGCCGGCGGACAGTCACTTCACCTGGTATCCGGGTCACGCGTGGACCGTCGCCACCTGCCCGCGGTGCAAAACACACCTAGGTGcgtgtttgtttatatatatgagTGTGTACACTGATCagacataacattatgagctCTGACTGAGTAACACTGATGATCTCttgatatattaggcagcaagtgaacattttgtcctcaaagtttgtgttagaagcaggaaaaatgggcaagagTAAGGATTTGAgagagtttgacaaggaccaaattgtgatggctagacgactggatcagagcatctccaaaactgcagctcttgtggggtgttcccgatctgcagtggtcagtatctatcaaaagtgctccaaggaaggaatagtggtgaaccggtgacagggtcatgggcgaagggtggcccgtgtggtccgatccaacagacgagctcctgtagctcagattgctcaagaagttaatgctggttctgatagaaaggtgtcagaatacacagtgcatcacagtttgttgcgtatggagctgcatagctgcagaccagtcagggtgcccatgctgacccctgtccaccgccgaaagagccaacagtgagcatcagaactggaccacggagcaatggaagaaggtggcctgatctgatgaatcacgttttcttttacatcacctggatggccgggtgcgtgtgcgtcgcttacctggggaacacatgacaccaggatgcactatgggaagaaggcaagccggtggaggcagtgtgatgctttgggaaaccttgggtcctgccatccatgtggatgttactttgacacgtaccacctacctaagcattgttgagaccatgtacaccctttcatggaaactgtattccctggtggctgtgtcctctttcagcaggataatgctcctgacacaaagcagaaatggttcaggaatggtttgaggagcacaacaacgagtttgagacTTCAAATtctccagatctcaatccaatcgagcatctgtgggatgtgctgaacaaacaagtccgatccatggaggctccacctcacaacttacaggacttaaaggatctgctgctaacatcttggtgcagataccacagcacaccttcaggggtctagaggagtccatgcctcgacgggtcagggctgttttggcagcaaaaggggaaccaacacaatattaggaaggtggtcataatgttatgcctgatcggtgtatcgTTTTAGCTTTGGGGAGATTAATTGCAAATTGTAGTCAGTTACTGATTCTAAATTACATGACACAACTTGCCGCAAGTAACAtaatccattacattacacTTTTAAGGTAAAATAATCGTACTTCTTTTTGACCTAACTTGTTTGTCgcattgatataaaaatactgagagaaagaaaatgtaTGATATTCTTTATCAACAATATGGAGTGCATTAAATGTTACATTACATCAGGGTTTCCCAGACTGGGGTTTGCGAGTTTAATTAAAAGCtatcaaataattaaataattcaaaaataaaaattagttttatggtcttaaagggttagttcacccaaaaatgaaaattctgtcattaattactcaccctcatgtcgttccacacccgtaacaccttcgttcatcttcagaacacaaattaagatatttttgatgaaatccgatggatcAGTGaggccagcaatgacacttcctctctcaagatccattaatgtactaaaaacatatttaaatcagttcatgtgagtacagtggttcaatattaatattataaagccacgagaatatttttggtgcaccaaaaaacaaaataacaacttttcaacaatatagtaatgggctgatttcaaaacactgcccgagagctttatgaatcgaatcagtgattcggagcgctaaagtcacgtgatttcagcagttcagCCGTCTGACAGGAGATCAGAggagatttcatcaaaaatatcttaatttgtgttctgaagatgaacaaaggtcttacgggtgtggaacgacatgtgggtgagtaataaatgacagaattttaatttttgggtgaactaaccctttaaaagttattaaatcattcaaaaataatttgttttatgaCCTTGAGACTACATGCATTATATtctacttggaaaaaaaatgtcactACTTAAATTAAAACAAGAATTAAAATGTGCAAGTGATATAACACAGTTTCTTCTCTTCGATCAAGGTTGGGCGTTTCAGCCCAGTGATTGGCCCAGGACGGTGAACCGAGAAGAGTTCGAAGGTTCGGACCAGACATTTGTGGCGCTCATAGTCGACAGACTTCTGCAGGAACACTTTGCATCCACACTACTGATGACACCAAAATCTTTTAGAAGTTGACAATTAGCCAGACCACATtttaataaagatatttttatgggaattattttatatgactAGAATGCCTTGGCTTTGTTTTCGACTTGACCGACatgaaattaaaacagaaaacaacctTTATTGCATTTTCTTTGCAACTGGATGAATCCCAAAACAgtgttttattgaacaaaacCAACTGAACAGTTTAAAGTGTGTCTTACGGTAATACAACCACTACACAAAGTTTGTTGAGGCAGTAGGGGAAAAGTTACAAgcatgatttcattttttttttttttttttttttttttgggaatattttattttctttatcaaAAATGTAATCCATTTCAAATCTGGTGAATGTCTGTAAAACAAGACGAGATAAAAATCAAAGACTCAATGATGGGGTCCACATACCCTCTCTTTCCTCAGCCCTCCTGAACAGACATGGTTACAAGAGAGACTACTGATGTCTAACCATGAAGGGTTTCAACACCAAGAAATAAAGTAACAAAACTGTGGAGAACGCTAGAGCTAGCAGATCACTGCGCACCATGGCTTCTGTTCAATTAACCACACAAAACTTTAACAGGAAGAAAATTATACATatttgtacatatatatatttataaaaaacaaacagaaaacacTATTCGCAAGTCTACTCCAGACGGCGTGCAGCCAATAACTACAGTGTTTTGCTTTTTACCTCGAAATGCATTTGGAAATTGAGATGGTAGATGCCATGTCGGCAAGATTTTGCAGTCAGTTTATTGTGAGTCTGTTCGGGGGGGACTTCAACATGGCAAGTTCAGGATAGAGGAAAGATGGAGCTCAAAACCAAAAAACAATCTGAAGAGGAAAAAGAAGCATCTCGCTccccaaaaataacaaaaaagccAAAGAAGCAATTTGGAAACAGGACTGGGAAATGTGGATAATTTTCCTCCAATTCATCTTCAGTCATCCTCACCGTCATCATCCTGAAACAAAAGACAATTAATTAGTAGAGGCACTTtagagattatatatatatatatatatatatatatatatatatatatatatatatatatatatatatatatatatatatatatatatatataagtgagCGAGAGATTGCAGTTTCTTAAAgacattaagacatttttaaacatttaaaatcaaaAACTTTTAAACATTCATTAGAAAATGGCCAACAAACTGAGgtcacaaatatataaataacataggAACATATTTCTGTCACTCTTGCAAATGAGCAAAAATATCTAGTCTTTAAAAAATAGAATatctatataaattatatatatatataaaaaaacctACCTCTccatcatcatcctcctcttcctctccatCATCTTCTCCCTCTTCATCAATATCATCCAGACCTTCCTCGTCTTCCTCCTCATCCTCACCCTCTCCTTCCTCATCCTCCATGTCTGGAACCTGCATAGAGTTGAAGCGATGAGTTTAGATTTGAAATGCAAATGAATTACTCATAATTTCCATTCAGCTGCATAAAAAGGAAGAATTGTCCAGCCAcatcatttaaaggattagttcactttcaaattaaaatttcctgata of the Megalobrama amblycephala isolate DHTTF-2021 linkage group LG12, ASM1881202v1, whole genome shotgun sequence genome contains:
- the si:ch211-51h9.7 gene encoding uncharacterized protein si:ch211-51h9.7, with protein sequence MVLIKFPAVLCVVALLCERVRFGLGCSGLLLCRSCGHEVAEDTDLRFVPSRLALSHRNDTVIGGKRVAVQLFENPQGFQFEVVTFKRADVLKHWPADSHFTWYPGHAWTVATCPRCKTHLGWAFQPSDWPRTVNREEFEGSDQTFVALIVDRLLQEHFASTLLMTPKSFRS